The nucleotide window AGTTGGCGCACCTCGGCGTCGATTTGCTCGGCCACCGCCTCGGAGTAGTCCCGCTGCTCGGCAATTTCCTTGCCCAGGAAGACCAACTCTTCTTTTTTGCCATAGACCAGCGGGCCCAGGGTCTCGCTCATCCCTAAGCGGGTGACCATGGTGCGGGCCAGTTGGGTGACCCGCTCCAGGTCGTTGGCCGCGCCCGAGGTGATGTCGTCGAACACCAGTTCCTCGGCGGCGCGCCCGCCCAGCAGGCCCACCATGTCGGCGAACAGTTTGCGCCGGGAGACCAGCATGCGGTCCTCTTCGGGTAGGGCCAGGGTGTAGCCCCCTGCCGAACCGCGGGCGATGATGGACACCTTGTGCACCGGGTCGGCTTCGGGCAGGGCGTGCATGACCACGGCGTGCCCCGCCTCGTGGTAGGCGATGATGCGTTTTTCTTCGGGGCTGATAATGCGGCTCTTGCGCTCCGGCCCGGCGATGATGCGCTCGATGGCTTCTTCCAGTTCGGCCTGGCCGATGGCTTTCTTGCCCTGCCGGGCGGCCAGGATGGCGGCCTCGTTGACCAGGTTTTCCAGGTCGGCGCCGACGAAGCCCGGGGTGGCGCTGGCAATGGCGCGCAGGTTCACGCCCGGCTCCAGGGGCTTGCCGCGCACATGCACTTTTAGAATGGCTTCCCGCCCGCGGATGTCCGGGCGATCCAGCACCACGCGCCGGTCGAAGCGACCGGGGCGCAGCAGGGCCGGGTCGAGGATGTCCGGGCGGTTGGTGGCGGCGATGACGATGATGTTCGTGTCGGTGTCAAAGCCGTCCATCTCCACCAGCAACTGGTTGAGGGTCTGTTCGCGTTCGTCGTGGGAGCCACCCAGACCGGCGCCCCGATGGCGGCCTACGGCGTCGATTTCGTCCACGAACACGATGCAGGGGGAATGCTTGCGCGCCTGCTCGAACAGGTCGCGCACCCGGCTGGCGCCTACGCCGACGAACATCTCCACGAATTCAGAGCCGGAGATGGAAAAGAAAGGCACCCCGGCTTCCCCAGCCACGGCCTTGGCCAGCAGCGTCTTCCCCGTGCCGGGCGGCCCGACCAGTAGCACCCCTTTGGGAATGCGGGCACCCAGGGCGATGAATTTCTGCGGTTCCTTGAGGAACTCTACCACTTCTTTGAGTTCTTCTTTGGCTTCTTCCACGCCGGCCACATCGTCAAAGGTGACCAGAGGGCGGTCGCCGGTGAACATCCGGGCGCGTGAGCGGCCGAAGTTGAGCGCCGCGTTGTTGCTCCCCTGCGCCTGGCGGAAGATGAACCAGAACATCACTGCCACCAAGATGACCGGCACCAGGTTCATCAGGTAAAAGGCGATGTTGCCCCAGGGGCTGGTGGGCTTGATCTCGATTTTCATCCTCTTGGGCGAGAGGTCCTCGGTCGTCACACCCAAATCGAGCAACTGGCGCACTAAGGTGTCGGTGGCCTCCATGTAAGCGACCCGTCGGTCACCGTTCTTGTAGGTCACCGTCAGTTTGGTGTCGTCCACCACAATGCGGGTCACCTGGCCGCTTTTGATATCCGCCGCCACTTGATTGATGGTCAGGGGCTCGGTTTGGGAACTGGCCTGGCCGGAGTAACTGTACCAGACCAGGAACATGATCATGGCAAAGAGAAACAGATACAAGGCACTGGATGTCCGATTGCGCGATTTCACACTACGGCCTCCGTTTTTTCTGAAAAATTTGACGCATACTGTGGGGTATTATACCAGCACCCATGTCCCCTGGAGGGTTGGATTTCACCTTTTGAGCGCCTTTGAGGGGCCTGGGACAAGCCCGCCTCACCCCCTGCGAACGTCGCCCAACAGGGCGCGGCGCTTTCCTCTTTTCTGGCCCTTGCGCAGAGAAGGTAAGAGGGAGGGGATCACGCCTGCCCTTCCTGACCGTCTTCCTTGCCCCCGGGCTGGCCCGTCAACCCTTTGGTGATCTTGGTGCGCCGGATGAGCAGGGTGCTTTGGCTCCCCTGGGTGTCTTTCGGGCCTGGGGAGGGGATTCCGCTCAGGGGGCGGGTGCTCCGCTGGCTATAGGTGACTTCCACCCCGGCGAAGGAGATACGATCCCCGGGATAGATGACCGCCCGTTGGATGGGGTTTCCGTTGACTTGAGTGCCCCCGGTGGAGCCCAGATCGATGAGCATGTAGTTGCCTCGAAACAGGCGCAGTTGGGCGTGCCGGCGGGAGACCCGCGGGTCGCCGAGCACCAGATCGTTGTCCGGCCGGCGGCCGATGTGGATCAGAGGCTTGAGCAGGGGAAACACCTGCGTGCCTTCAATGAGCAGATACGCCCGCCGGGGGAGGCTCATGTCGGGAGGGGGCAGCGGAATCCCCCGCAGGTTCTCGTGCTCCCTGTGCAGGGCCTGGATGTCCAGCGCATTGCCGCGGGAGGCCGGCTGGACCTCCACTTTGGGCAGCATGGGGAAGACCCCTTTGATCTCCTGTCCGAGCCAGTGGATGGCCTGGGCCACTTCGTCGGCCAGCCCACGCTGTTCGCGGAAGGCTTGCAGCCAGGGGTCACCCAGGTGGAGCACGAACAGGGTGGGGGCGATGGGCGGGGTGGGTTCCCATTGGGTCTGCTCGATGAGCGCTTCAACCAACCGCTGGCGCAGGGGTTCTTCCTGGGGAATCTTGCGCCACACCTGGGAGGTTTGGTAGGCCAGCACCCGCTGGAGGTATTCCATCCGTGCGGCGGTAGGCTTTTGATGGATACTCATGTGCGTCCCCTCCTGCTAATAGACGAATTCCCGGATGTCGTAACGGCTGATACGCGGGCCTTGCCCGGGGGGAAAGCGTAGCCCCTGGCGAATGGCTTGTTCTTGCGCCCGCAGGTCGGCAAAGCCCAACGGCTGGAGGTCTGGGGCGGCGGCCTGCCGGGCGTACTCCATCCCCGGCGAGACCACCAGGTCGGAGAAGTAGAGCAGATCCTTCCGCTCCAGAGGCATGGCGTTGAGCAGGGCCACGGTATCCCGGATGTGTGCCTGGGCGAAGCGGGCGCCCCCGGCCCCCAG belongs to Anaerolineae bacterium and includes:
- a CDS encoding ATP-dependent metallopeptidase FtsH/Yme1/Tma family protein gives rise to the protein MIMFLVWYSYSGQASSQTEPLTINQVAADIKSGQVTRIVVDDTKLTVTYKNGDRRVAYMEATDTLVRQLLDLGVTTEDLSPKRMKIEIKPTSPWGNIAFYLMNLVPVILVAVMFWFIFRQAQGSNNAALNFGRSRARMFTGDRPLVTFDDVAGVEEAKEELKEVVEFLKEPQKFIALGARIPKGVLLVGPPGTGKTLLAKAVAGEAGVPFFSISGSEFVEMFVGVGASRVRDLFEQARKHSPCIVFVDEIDAVGRHRGAGLGGSHDEREQTLNQLLVEMDGFDTDTNIIVIAATNRPDILDPALLRPGRFDRRVVLDRPDIRGREAILKVHVRGKPLEPGVNLRAIASATPGFVGADLENLVNEAAILAARQGKKAIGQAELEEAIERIIAGPERKSRIISPEEKRIIAYHEAGHAVVMHALPEADPVHKVSIIARGSAGGYTLALPEEDRMLVSRRKLFADMVGLLGGRAAEELVFDDITSGAANDLERVTQLARTMVTRLGMSETLGPLVYGKKEELVFLGKEIAEQRDYSEAVAEQIDAEVRQLVNRAYTEAKSILEKYRDKLDAIAQRLLEVETLTREEFEAIFPPPVTKRVTPQPKAA
- a CDS encoding FHA domain-containing protein — protein: MSIHQKPTAARMEYLQRVLAYQTSQVWRKIPQEEPLRQRLVEALIEQTQWEPTPPIAPTLFVLHLGDPWLQAFREQRGLADEVAQAIHWLGQEIKGVFPMLPKVEVQPASRGNALDIQALHREHENLRGIPLPPPDMSLPRRAYLLIEGTQVFPLLKPLIHIGRRPDNDLVLGDPRVSRRHAQLRLFRGNYMLIDLGSTGGTQVNGNPIQRAVIYPGDRISFAGVEVTYSQRSTRPLSGIPSPGPKDTQGSQSTLLIRRTKITKGLTGQPGGKEDGQEGQA